Within Candidatus Aquicultor sp., the genomic segment CAACTTCTTTTTGAAGAAAGCGAAGAGGACGGCATCTATAAAGGTCTTGGCATTTTTAAGGGTAAGGTCAGAAGGCTTCCTGAAGGCCAAAAGATCCCGCATATGGGCTGGAACCAGGTACGCTACGCCAACAAACCGCCGGTTTTTGACGGCGTGGCGGATGGGTCGAACTTCTACTTTGTGCACTCATACTACGTGGACTCCGCGGATACGGGTATAATTGCAACGACAACCGGCTACGGAATTGATTTTATCTCCGGTATCTGGTCGGATAATGTTGTCGCTGTTCAGTTTCACCCGGAAAAAAGCGGTGACGTAGGCCTCAAGGTGCTGGATAACTTCGGGAGGTTATGCGGATGATAATTTATCCGGCTATAGATATTATGGGCGGAAAGTGCGTAAGGCTCTACCAGGGTAAGGCCGAGCAAGCAACGGTGTATGCGGACAATCCCGCCGACATGGCGCAAAAATGGCAGGACGAGGGCGCGCAGTATTTGCACCTCGTTGATCTGGACGGTGCGTTTAAGGGCTCGCCGCAGAACCTCGAAGCGGTAGAGAATATAGTGAAACGGGTCAATATCCCCGTTCAGCTGGGCGGTGGCTTACGCAACCTTGCCGACCTCGATAGGGTGTTCGATACCGGTGTGACCAGGGCAATTCTTGGCACATCCGTAATCACCGACCCCGAACTTGTAAAAGCAGCATGCGCAAAATATCCCGGTAAAATCGTGGCCGGTCTCGATGCCAGAGACGGCAAAGTAGCGATAAAAGGCTGGGTCGAAGATACCGACATTTTCGCGGTCGATTTGGCTCTGCAGCTTGAGATATACGGCATAAGCCGCATTGTGTACACCGACATCTTTTCCGATGGTACGCAGAAGGGCGTCAATGTTTTCGCGACGGAAGATGTCGCGGAAAATATCAGCATACCGGTTATCGCCTCGGGCGGCGTTTCAGCGCTTGATGATATTCGCCAGCTAAAGCCGCTGCAGGAATCCGGCGTTGAGGGTGTAATCATCGGGCGTGCGCTCTACGAGGGCAATTTCACACTGCCGGAGGCTATCGAGCTTGCGAGGTGGGAGAATGCTCACCGTTAGAATCATCCCCTGTCTCGATGTGCACGCCGGGCGAGTTGTAAAAGGTATCAATTTTGTTAACCTGCGAGACGCCGGCGACCCGGTGGAACTCGCGGCTGCATACGATAAAGCCGGTGCCGATGAATTGGTGTTTCTGGATATTACCGCGTCACACGAAGCGCGCGAAACCATGTATGGTGTAGCTTCGCGCACGGCCGAAGAAGTCTTTATCCCCTACACTGTCGGCGGGGGTATTAGAACCAGCGACGATATCCGCAGGATGCTTTCGACCGGCTCGGATAAGGTGTCGATTAACAGTGCGGCGGTAAAGAACCCGGACGTCATTAGGGAGACTTCACGGCGTTACGGCTCGCAATGCATCGTGGTTGCAATCGATGCGCGAAACACCGGTCCGGATAAATGGGAGGTCTACGTTAACGGCGGGCGCATTCCAACCGGGATTGACGCCATAGAGTGGGCC encodes:
- the hisH gene encoding imidazole glycerol phosphate synthase subunit HisH; the protein is MRLIAIIDYGMGNLRSVEKALEKIGYKAVVSGDPTVIRGAQGVILPGVGAYADCMTNLTATGMDAVVHESIAGGKPFLGICLGLQLLFEESEEDGIYKGLGIFKGKVRRLPEGQKIPHMGWNQVRYANKPPVFDGVADGSNFYFVHSYYVDSADTGIIATTTGYGIDFISGIWSDNVVAVQFHPEKSGDVGLKVLDNFGRLCG
- the hisF gene encoding imidazole glycerol phosphate synthase subunit HisF, with translation MLTVRIIPCLDVHAGRVVKGINFVNLRDAGDPVELAAAYDKAGADELVFLDITASHEARETMYGVASRTAEEVFIPYTVGGGIRTSDDIRRMLSTGSDKVSINSAAVKNPDVIRETSRRYGSQCIVVAIDARNTGPDKWEVYVNGGRIPTGIDAIEWARKVEELGAGEILLTSMDKDGTKDGYDLGLTRAVTHAVNIPVIASGGAGTIEHFAEVVVESGADAVLAASLFHYGELSIREVKEYMAAHRIPVRL
- the hisA gene encoding 1-(5-phosphoribosyl)-5-[(5-phosphoribosylamino)methylideneamino]imidazole-4-carboxamide isomerase; translated protein: MIIYPAIDIMGGKCVRLYQGKAEQATVYADNPADMAQKWQDEGAQYLHLVDLDGAFKGSPQNLEAVENIVKRVNIPVQLGGGLRNLADLDRVFDTGVTRAILGTSVITDPELVKAACAKYPGKIVAGLDARDGKVAIKGWVEDTDIFAVDLALQLEIYGISRIVYTDIFSDGTQKGVNVFATEDVAENISIPVIASGGVSALDDIRQLKPLQESGVEGVIIGRALYEGNFTLPEAIELARWENAHR